From the Thermodesulfobacteriota bacterium genome, the window TATCAATGATGGCCCGCGGCGAATCGGTGCGCCGCAGTCTTCCGGCTTCCGCCTTCCGGCTCTTCTTGGGTACTATCCGTCCATGAACGTGCGCTGCCCCACCTGCCGCACCACCGTCGTGTGGGAAACGGCCCCTCATCGTCCCTTCTGCAGCGAACGCTGCAAGGCCGTCGACCTGGGACGCTGGCTTCGGGAGGACTACCGGATTCCCGTGGAGGACGAGGAGTCGGGCTCCGACGGCTCCGCGGAAGCCTCGACCGATGGATCTTTCGCCGCTGTTCCGCAACGGGGCAAGGCGGCGCTTGCCGGCGACACGCCAGAGGGAGGAACGCCATGGAGAAGACCCAGATCCTGAGCGCGCTGGACCGTGCCATCCAGGCGGAGCACGAGGCCAACGTCTTCTATGCCAACGCCGCGAGCCAGACCGACGACCCCGCCGGGGCGCGGATGTTCCACGAGCTGGCCGACTTCGAGAAGCATCACGAAGAACACCTCCGCACGCTCAAGAGCTCGCTGGAGGCCCAGGGAAGCTGGATCTCCTATCCGGGAAAGAAGATCTCCAAGGTGCCCGCCGCCGAGGCCACGGGGCGAAAGGCGGCCGGGCCCCACGCTAATGCGTTGGACGCCCTGCGCATCGCGATTGCCGCCGAGGAGAAGGCGATCTCGGAGTACCGGGCCCTGGCGGTGGGAGCCCCCGACGCGAAGGGACAGGAGATGTTCCAGAAGCTCGCCGAGGAAGAGGAACTCCACCGCAAGCTCCTGGACGACCAGTACTATGCCTTGACCAACCGAGGGGTGTGGCTGTGGGGCGATTGATCCGGCTGGGGGTCCCGGCCCAGCTCAAGGCGGTCATCGACCGCTTCCAATGCCGGTGGACCCGCCTCCACGTGCTGGGACGCGCCCTGCCCCGCCGCGTCCCGGCGCGTTCGTCGCGGCGGCGGGCGCCCCCTCCGCCAAGGTCTTCGCCTGCTCACGCCATACCGTCGACGCCTTGTTCGAGGTGATCGGCGCGATCGGAATCGACGCCGCCTCCGATCTCGATTTCGACTTCGACCGAGAAGAGATCGCGAAAGCGGCGGCGGCGATCCTCCAGGGTAGGAGCGCGGGGGGATGCCTGCCGGTGGGGTTTCTTGACACCTCGTCTCCGGCAGCTACCCTGCCCTCCTCATCGACACTGCGTCGGAAAGGAGGACCATGATGACCCCTCGATGCACCTTGCAGGCGATCGCCCTCACCCTCGCAGCGCTTTTTCTCACCGTTCCGGGCGCCTTTGCTGAGACCATCGCCCCGGGGCAGGTCCGCGTCGTGGAAGGCACGGTGGCCTCCGTGGACGTGGCACACCGGGCCGTGGTCGTCGCGGCGCCCACACCCAAGGGCGAGCTCACGGTGGGTGTGACCCTGGCCGCAGGAGTGGAGCCCGCCCGAAACGGCAGCACCATCCCCCTCTCCGACGTGGCGGTGGGCGAGCGGGCCGTGCTGCGCTACTCCCGCGAGGACGGGCGCCTGGTGGGGCTCGCCCTCACCGTGCGGCGCTGACCCCTTCTGCCTCGGGAACCCAAGAGATGAGACGGCGAACGCGCATCCGCGTGGCGGCCCAAGCGGCCCTGGCGGGATTCTTCTGGGCGAGCCTGCCTGTCCTCGCCCCAGCCCAGGATCTCCCGGCTTCCCAGGTGTTCGTGAACCTGGGACAGCGGCCCGATGCCGGAGCCCGGGCGGAATACCTTCGGTTGCACGCGGGAAGGCGGGTGGAGGGAACGGGAAACGTCGAGGCGGTCCTGCCGCGTTCGTACTACGATACGTCGGTACCCCACACGAATCCCGCGGTGGCGCTCCTCCACGTGGGCTCCGGCCGCAAGGTCGTGTGCGGACTGCCGCGACTGCTCTCTCCGGAAGAGATGCGGGAGTACCCGGAAGGCTCCCCCGTGCTGTTCTCGGGGAGCCTCGCGGACGCCCAGGACTGGGGAGAGTGGAGCACCCTGTACCTGAGCAATTGTTCCCTTGCCCGGCGCTGAGTCTCGTCAGTTCCCCAGCCACAGGGGCAGGGAGAGGCTGTAGGCCTGGGGGCTCCCCCCCTCCCCTTCCGCAAAGAACCGGATCACGGCCGAGTAGGACCCCGGGGGCAGGGGTTGCCCCTCGGTGTCGCGCACCTCCCAGACGAAATTGCGCAGGTCGCCCGGTGCCAGGCTTACCAGCGCCTGGGCCACCATCTGGGGGCGAAAGACCACCCGCCCCGCGTCGTCTCGGATCTCGATGGGGAAGGGGTTGGGCAGGTCCAGGGGCTCCCGGGCCTCGATCTGCAAGGTGATCCGGCGGCCCGGTCCCGGCGGGCAGTCCAGACAGCGCCAGAGCGCTCGCCTTGCCGCCGTTTGACCCTCCCCCGCGGCGGCTTCCGGGAGACCCCGCAGATCCCGAGCGGCGGAACCCACCTGCCGGGCAAGGCCGTCCCGGACGCGCAGGATCTCGTCGAGCGCCTCCCGGTCCACCCGGTCCGCCGCACCCTCCCGCTGCAGGGCGTGCCACACGTCCTCTTCACGGGGGAAGCCGCGCGCATAGACGTCGGGATGCGCCTCGGCCCAGACCTCGCCGTTGGGCAGAACGGCCAGCTTGACCGGCGTGTAGAGGAACTCTGCCCGGGAGCCGCGGCGGACCCGGCGAAACAGCTCCTCGATGCCCGGATCCCCCACCCGCACGCACCCGTGGCTCAGGAACTGCCCGATGGAACTCGGAAACGGCGTGCCGTGGATTCCGTAGCCCCATAGCGAGAGCTGGATCCAATACTTCCCCAGGGGGTTGTCCGGTCCCGGAGGGACCTTGGACACCACCACCCTGCCCTCCCGAGCCATCTCCTCCTGAATCGAACGGGGCACGTGCCAGGTGGGGTCCGACTCTCGAAAGAGCACCGTGAAGGACCCCACCGGCGTGGGCCACTTCGGGCGCCCCAGGCCCACGGGATATCGGGCGGCGAGACTGGCCCCTTCGAAGACGTAGAGCATGGCTTCGGGCACGTTGACGACGAGCCCATCGGCCACGGCGGCCGGCACGATCCGCCGGGTGTCCAGCTTGAGCTCTTGCCCCACGCGAAGCCGGTTCGGATCGGCGATGCCGTTTTGCGCAGCCAGGGTCTGCCAGCGCACCCCGTGGCGGGCTCCCAGACCGATGAGGGTGTCGCCCGGGGCGGCGACGACCCGGCGAATTTCGCCGGCGACCTGGCGGAATACGGGAACTCCGCCCGCTTGAGCTGCTGCGAAGGTGGGCAGGGCAAGGAAGAACAACAGCGCAGCCACGCGCGTCATGTCGAACCTCCGCCGACACGCTCGCCGGCGAGCAAAGACTCCAGCCATCAGGCCGGGGAGCGCCTTGGGCCGCCGGGGCACGGCCTCACGGCTCCTCGAGCACGAACTCCCAGGCACACCAGTACTCCTCCGGGTGGGGGTCGGGCGGGCACGCCACGCAGCGGGTGCGCAGGCGCGGGTCCACGGTGCGGGCAAACCCCGCGTACTCCACCAGGCCGACGCTCTTGCAGGGGAAGTCCGGCAGGCCCTTTCGCTTCCGGGCGGACTGGACGCGACAGTCGAGCATGCGAAAGACCGCGCGCGTGGCCGACACCTCCACGCACTCCTGGCGGTTCAGCCGGGCGTAGAGCCGGTGCTTCAAGCACTCCACCAGCGCCGGAATCCCGCCGCCGGGCGCCATCCCCAGGCGCTCCATGATGCGCTTGGCCTCGATCGCCGTAAACGCCTCCCAGGCGTCCCGATCCGCCCGAATCGCCTCTTCGATGCCGTGGACCTTCTCCACCGCCTGGAACCAGAGCCCGTCGTGGGCCAGCCAGTTCTTCGCATCGTCGATCACGACCCGGATGAGCTCCTCCTTCGTCATCGCCTCGAGAGCCTGGATGCCCTCGTCTCCGGCAACGGTGCTCGGTACACCTCCTGCGCCCGCCTTCTCCATCTTGTGTTCCTCCTCTCGCAAAGGGAAATGACAGGGTAGCACAAGGCACAGGCCCTTCGGGCCCAAAACCGGCTCGCTTCCGGGCCTTCGCGATGCCCCTACCACTCCACCCCGACAAACAGTGAAAAATCCGGCGACGCCTGCACGACCAGGTCCTCCGTGAAACCGAGGGAAATCCAGGCGTCGGCGCCCACCTGCCGGCGCACGCCCAGCGCCAGGAGGAGGACGTCGCGGTCCAGCGCCGGGAGGCCCGTGCCGTAGGGGGACGTCGCGAAATGGAGCTGAGCCGCGGCCGTTCCCAAGGGGCCCAGCTGCACCCCCGCGAACGCGAGCGCCGAGAGAGCCCAATGGGATTCCAACCGGAGCGCCGCGTCCGGCGAGCCCCCCAGATACAGCACGTCTACGTTTGCCCCGACGCCGGCCCGCGGGCCCTGCCAGCTCGCCAGCACCCCCCCTCCCCCGTCCGCATGCCCACTCCCGAAGCCGTTTCGCGCAGAACCGGTGGGAAGCTTCAGGGACAGCCGAGCCGCAGACCGCAGCGGCCCGGGCGCGCCCAAAGGATGCACCGCCTCCAGGACCATGTCTCCCAGCCCGCCCCCCGCCGGGGAACGGGGAGCATACTCGTGCCGCCCCCGCGTCACCCGGTAGCCGAAGGCGTTCTCCGGCCGGTCCTCCCGGTCTCCGTCGGGAAAGCCGAAGGCATCGTGGTAGGCATCGAGAACCGGGTCGAAGGCCCCCCCGCCATACCAGAGGTAGGGCACCTCGAGGGAAAATCCTCCTCCCCACGGTGCCCCCCACCGGCCCACCGCCGCCACGCGCCCCACCTCCATGTCCGTCACGAGCGACGTATCCCCGCGCTCGTGCACGGCGCACACGGTCGCGTACGCCAGGTCCATTCGGCCCCCCGACCGCTGCTCGGGCAGGGACGGAGACGGCTGCAAGAACAGCAGACGCGGAGGGTAGAGGTTTCGAACCGGCAGCGGCGCGAATTCCGACGCCGCGGCCGGAACCGCCGCCAGCAGCAGGAACGTTGCCGCCCCCATCGACCGCCACACCCCGCCCGATCGATCGCAACTCCCGTCTGGGCCCACTCGCCGACCTAAGGAAAACACGTCGAAGATCCTCCGGAGCTCGCGTCCGCCCGTTGTCGCTCACCTCCTCGGGGACCCGGGTGGGCACCCCCCACTGCCACCACGCCCGCGACCGCGAAACGGTTGGCCGTACCCACCCTATCGTGGCGCTCGGACCATAAGGAGGGCACGGGGCGCAGCGTTGCCCCGACCCAGTTTCCACCGCTATCGGTATCGGTATCGGTATCGAACCCGAATCCGATACCGATACCGATACCGAACCCGATGTCGGCGCAGATCCGGGCGGGTGGTTCCCGCGAAGCGGGGTTCACCCGCCAACCGGGTCAGGGCAGTTGCCCTGCTCTATTGCTCACGATCCCCGGCGCGGGAGATCCAAGGGAATCCCCTGACAGACCATGGCCCAATGCACCCTGAGCCATCCCAGTCCATCGGTACGCAAACCCATGCGAACCCGACCCCATCCTCCGGTAGGTTACGGCAACGTTCCCCGTGGGGTCCGTCCGCGTAACCGTGCGGGCACCCCTATGGGATCGGATCGGAAAGAGCGCCCTCTTGCGGTAGTTATCCGGGTGGCACGCAACGTGGATACTGTGCCGCCCGGAAGCGAAAAATGCCACTCCATTCTCCCCGTCCCACGGAGGTTTCCCATGCGACGGTATCTCCCCTTCCGTAGAACCCCCATTCCCGGCACGTCAGGCAGCGGCCGCCGAGCGCCGAGCAAACTCGCAGTCGGCCTCCTTGGCGCCCTGGCAGTGCTGGGGCTCGCCGCGGGCGCTGCCGCCGCCCCCCCGAACGGCAAGGGCCCCCAGTGGGCCGTGGGTCGCGTGCTCGTGCAGCCCAGGCCGGGGCTCTCCGAGGGCGCTTTCGACGACGTCCTCAAGGGACACAACGCTCGCTCCCAGGGGAAGATCCGGGGCATCGGCGTGCACCTGGTGCAGGTGCCGCCCCAGGCCGAAGAAGCCGTCGTGCGCGCCCTCGCCAGGAACCCCCATGTGGCCTTCGCCGAGGTGGACATGCTCGTCACCCCGGACGCCACCACCGTCAACGACCCGAGCTACGGCAGCCAGTGGTACCTGCCCAAGATCGGCGCTCCCAGCGCGTGGGACTCCTCCAACGGAGACCGGGTCGTCATCGCCATCCTCGACACCGGTATCGACGGCACCCACCTCGACCTCGTGCCCAACCTCGTCCCCGGTTGGAACGTCTACGACAACAACAGCAACACCTCCGACGTCCACGGCCACGGCACTTGGGTGGCGGGCGTGGCTGCCGCGGCCGGCAACAACGGCATCGGCATCGCCTCGGTGGCCTGGGGCGCCTGGCTCATGCCCGTGCGCATCGCAGACCCCAACGCCTACGCCTACTGGAGCACCGTGGCGAGCGGCATCACCTGGGCCGCCGACCACGGCGCCCACGTGGCCAACGTGAGCTACAACGGGGTGTCGGGGAGCTCCACCGTGCAGAGCGCGGCCCGGTACCTCCGGAGCAAGGGCGGATTGACCGTGGTGGCCGCTGGCAACAGCGGCGGCGAGGAAGCCATCGCAGCCAACGCGGACCTCCTCACCGTCTCCGCCACCACCTCTACCGACACCAAGGCGAGCTTTTCGAGCTACGGCGCCTATGTGGACCTGGCGGCGCCCGGCACCAGCATGCTCACCACCGGGCGGGGCGGCACCTACGTCACCGTGCAGGGCACCTCCTTTTCCAGCCCCTGCGTGGCCGGCGTGGTGGCCGTGCTGATGTCGGCCAACCCCACCCTGGGGCCGGCCCAGTGGGAGAGTCTTCTGCTCGACACCGCCGTGGACCTGGGTGCCGCGGGCTGGGACCCGATCTTCGGCCACGGACGCGTCGATGCCGCGGCCGCGGTGGCAGCGGCCCTCGACGCCCAGGTGCAGGACACCCAGGCACCCACCGTGGCCATCGCGTCCCCCACGGGCGGTATGGTGCAGGGCCTGGTCGCAGTCAGCGTTTCCGCAAGCGACAACGTGGGTGTGGCCCGGGTGGAGCTCTGGGTCAACGGAACCCTGTACGCGACGGACGGGTCGGCCCCCTTCGGGTTCACCTGGGACTCGACCCAGGTCGCCGACGGCTCGGCGAGCCTCGTGGCCCAGGCCT encodes:
- a CDS encoding S8 family serine peptidase; translation: MRRYLPFRRTPIPGTSGSGRRAPSKLAVGLLGALAVLGLAAGAAAAPPNGKGPQWAVGRVLVQPRPGLSEGAFDDVLKGHNARSQGKIRGIGVHLVQVPPQAEEAVVRALARNPHVAFAEVDMLVTPDATTVNDPSYGSQWYLPKIGAPSAWDSSNGDRVVIAILDTGIDGTHLDLVPNLVPGWNVYDNNSNTSDVHGHGTWVAGVAAAAGNNGIGIASVAWGAWLMPVRIADPNAYAYWSTVASGITWAADHGAHVANVSYNGVSGSSTVQSAARYLRSKGGLTVVAAGNSGGEEAIAANADLLTVSATTSTDTKASFSSYGAYVDLAAPGTSMLTTGRGGTYVTVQGTSFSSPCVAGVVAVLMSANPTLGPAQWESLLLDTAVDLGAAGWDPIFGHGRVDAAAAVAAALDAQVQDTQAPTVAIASPTGGMVQGLVAVSVSASDNVGVARVELWVNGTLYATDGSAPFGFTWDSTQVADGSASLVAQAYDAAGNKAVSKTVTLTVDNVADPVDTTAPVARVVSPENGATVSGTVTIQVAATDDVGVSLLEVLVDGAVLCGGNVSPLSCNWNTRKAAAGDHTLTARARDASGNIGTASVQVQLGTSTTTDGSKTPPGRARK
- a CDS encoding ferritin family protein, giving the protein MEKTQILSALDRAIQAEHEANVFYANAASQTDDPAGARMFHELADFEKHHEEHLRTLKSSLEAQGSWISYPGKKISKVPAAEATGRKAAGPHANALDALRIAIAAEEKAISEYRALAVGAPDAKGQEMFQKLAEEEELHRKLLDDQYYALTNRGVWLWGD
- a CDS encoding DUF3187 family protein gives rise to the protein MGAATFLLLAAVPAAASEFAPLPVRNLYPPRLLFLQPSPSLPEQRSGGRMDLAYATVCAVHERGDTSLVTDMEVGRVAAVGRWGAPWGGGFSLEVPYLWYGGGAFDPVLDAYHDAFGFPDGDREDRPENAFGYRVTRGRHEYAPRSPAGGGLGDMVLEAVHPLGAPGPLRSAARLSLKLPTGSARNGFGSGHADGGGGVLASWQGPRAGVGANVDVLYLGGSPDAALRLESHWALSALAFAGVQLGPLGTAAAQLHFATSPYGTGLPALDRDVLLLALGVRRQVGADAWISLGFTEDLVVQASPDFSLFVGVEW
- a CDS encoding L,D-transpeptidase family protein; translation: MTRVAALLFFLALPTFAAAQAGGVPVFRQVAGEIRRVVAAPGDTLIGLGARHGVRWQTLAAQNGIADPNRLRVGQELKLDTRRIVPAAVADGLVVNVPEAMLYVFEGASLAARYPVGLGRPKWPTPVGSFTVLFRESDPTWHVPRSIQEEMAREGRVVVSKVPPGPDNPLGKYWIQLSLWGYGIHGTPFPSSIGQFLSHGCVRVGDPGIEELFRRVRRGSRAEFLYTPVKLAVLPNGEVWAEAHPDVYARGFPREEDVWHALQREGAADRVDREALDEILRVRDGLARQVGSAARDLRGLPEAAAGEGQTAARRALWRCLDCPPGPGRRITLQIEAREPLDLPNPFPIEIRDDAGRVVFRPQMVAQALVSLAPGDLRNFVWEVRDTEGQPLPPGSYSAVIRFFAEGEGGSPQAYSLSLPLWLGN
- a CDS encoding DUF6125 family protein; this encodes MEKAGAGGVPSTVAGDEGIQALEAMTKEELIRVVIDDAKNWLAHDGLWFQAVEKVHGIEEAIRADRDAWEAFTAIEAKRIMERLGMAPGGGIPALVECLKHRLYARLNRQECVEVSATRAVFRMLDCRVQSARKRKGLPDFPCKSVGLVEYAGFARTVDPRLRTRCVACPPDPHPEEYWCAWEFVLEEP